The window gaataaatctaaagcaaaaatacataaaaactCAAATTTCTCAACTCCAAATAGTGTCTACGAAAtcttgattgaaaaaaaaaaattgatgcaaGAAAAGATGGAACCCAGTTTCAATAAAATCAAGGTTTTGGAACTTGGATTcaatatgaataaatgaatCATCAAATGATCAAAAAGTCCATATCCCAAGTCCATGACctaatatttacttcattttttcatttttccttttctcccaaaattttgattatatataacCGTTTTCAGattgtatatttattctacagcaaataagaataaaaagagtaaattaGAGCATATTAGGAGGGACGGATGAGAACGATTCAAAATGGTACATGATAGGTACGTAGGCAGAGCAGTCCTACAGGCTACAGTGACTCTGCAACAAATGTTGTGCTTAATAGACAAGGGACGGATGAGAACGATTCAAAGTGGTAGATGATAGGTATGCAGGCAGAGCAGTCTTACAGTGACTCTGCAACAAATGTTGTGCTTAAAAGATAGTATTTGATGcatacatttatttaattattggagaCACATATTTGGTGTCGAAACCGAGTAATTTGgattacattttaattatatagtacttacgatagtaataataatgacaTGTTTGGTATGGGTGATAACTCATTTAGGgatgaaattattgaaaaaaaatgaccaTGCTTCTAGTATTTGATACGAGTAactattttcataattacCTTGAGGGtagaaatggaaataagtggaAGTAGCGAGGCAAAAAAGTAATAAGCGAAACAACGATTTCAAGGAAGAAAAATGGAAGGCGATAGTATAGAAGATGAGTAAGACaccattataaatttataatttgtgaCCAAAAAACATGAACAAAGCTGCCCacaatttttccattttactagtaatttttaagtaagtgagtatatataattttgggTTTCACTGTCATCCATTAAAAACCCTGGATCGATCAAAAAATTCCTCGATAAATTCCTTCAAAAACACTTCAACACTTAGTGAAACTCACTTTTGTCTATGtcaacaaaaccaaaaaaatgcgCCCTTCTCTTTCATTCATCCATTCCTGTCGTTTCGTCTACTTCATTTGatttgaacataaaaataccctctctctctctctctctctctctctccctgcccgGTTATATATGTGACATTGGTGGATACAACTTACCAAAATACATTGGAATTTAGGGCCATTTAATAACTCTCTGTTTCGCATCGAATCTGGAGGGTTTTGAGGTTCTTGGTGTGACCCTTCTCATAAAGGTACAATCTTTGGATGTTTTATGCGAAAAAAATCCTATCTTTTTGCTGTTTTCAGATGGGATTTTGAGCTTGTTCTGAGATCTGTCTGTGCTAGCTATTGCTCTTCTTCATAGTTTGACGATTTGTTTGTATTGGTATGGGGTGTTTGGTAATTTTCCCTTATTGCTGCTGATATTGGGTGTTTGGTAACATTGGTTCATTTTTTAGAGAATGCAAAATTTTCAAGGTTTGGTGTGAAATTCTTGAAGTAGACGTTTGTTAAGTGAATAGTAAATAATGTAATCTCATTGGTGTGTTTAGCCCAAAGGGCTAAGGGTCTACAGCCTCTCTTCTTAATgtcttttcctctctctatATTCTTTGCCTCTTTATTGTGTGGCTGGatttcatctttttgtaaatAGCCTATGAAATGTGATGTGTACTTGTTTGGAAGCTTTTCAACGCTTAGTGTTGCTCAAATCTATTTATTGCTGCTTTTTGTTGTAAATCTACATTATCTCTCTCTTGTTTTAGATCTTCAGTTTTTAATCTTTGCTCTGAACAAGGATATTATAGTTTTTGTTGGTTCAATCCTTCTCAAACGTTTTGGAATCTATggaaatactccatatatgtTTCTTGTGCTAGTTGAAAGAgctttttcatttcattggttattcaaattaattcaattctaGTACTATCTTGTGAGAAGATGTTGGTGTGAAGTGAGATATCATTCGTGTTATTGGTTCTTTGTTTTTTGTACCTATAGCAATGTAACAGAAGTTATAAAGGTTCTTGTGTATTTGCTTATCGAATATTTCTTCCGTAGGCTAAACGATGGAGGAGGAAATCTCATGGGTTAGTCATTGTATTGACAACGTCGACAGTGGCACTGTGGGATTTGATTCATTCTCGGATCTTAATGAAGAAACCAACAGGGACGTTACTGCGGTTTCTATGGATCTAGTTCTTCCCGATGATCTACTGGAACGGATATTAACCTATCTCCCCATTGCTAGCATCTTCAGGGCGGGTTGTGTGTGCAAAAGATGGCATGAGATAGTGACATCAAAGAGGTTTCTTTGGAACAATTCTCATGCATTGTTACACAAGCCTTGGTACTTCATGTTCACGAGCTCTGACGAACCAATTGGTTATGCATACGATCCCATTCTCCGAAAGTGGTACGGTATCGACCTTCCCTGCATTGAGAAATCCAACTGGTTCATTGCTTCATCGAGCGGACTAGTCTGCTTCATGGATAATGATAGCAGGAGCGAGCTGTATGTATGCAACCCGATCACCAAATCTTGCAAGGGGCTTGATGAGCCTCCTGGCCCTAAATTTCCAGACTACAGTGCTTTATCGGTCTCAGTCAACAGAGCGACTCAAAGTTACAACGTCTCGATTGTCAAATCCAAGCAGGTCCCTGAGAACTTCGTGCAGTGGGATCTCTCCATCCATCTCTACGATTCAGAAACGAGGGAGTGGCTGACGGATCTGACAGAGGTTTTAACAGGGTGGAGAGCCGGTGACGAGAGTGTGATATGTGACGGGGTATTATACTTCTTGATCTACTCCACCGGAGGCGGTGGTCCCGACAACCGCCACGGCCTTATCATGTATAACCTCAGAAGCCGGTCGCCTTATGGCCTGCTAATGAGGAGTTTCATCCCAGTGCCGTGTTCTCTAACATGCGGCCGCCTGATGAACCTGAATGAAAAGCTCGTGATGGTTGGAGGCATCGGGAAACACGACCGACCAGGCATCATCAAGGGCATCGGGATCTGGCTTCTGAAGGGGAGGGAGTGGCAGGAGATAGCCCGGATGCCCCATAAATACTTCCAAGGCTTCGGAGAGCTGGACGACGTCTTCGCCAGCAGTGGGACGGGCGATCTCGTATACATTCAGAGTTACGGGGCGCCCACGCTTCTTGTCTTCGATTTCAACCAGAAGCAGTGGAAGTGGTCTCAGAAATGCCCTGTGATCAAGAGGTTCCCCCTTCAGCTCTTCACCGGCTTCTGCTTCGAACCGAGACTTGAAATCGCACCCTAATCGACATCTAACATGAAGCAGCCATTGTTTGTGTAAGTTCAAAATATGCTTAGGTGAATGCTatgattaaaatgtccatgCCAAGATCATTATTCTTTACATTCACAGATATTGATTCACAAGTggtgaaaatgtcaacattaTTGTCTGTATTTTTTTCCCACTGTGTTGGTGTCCTAAATCATAGATTGAAGAATTAtctgtttttcatttctttttccccCTGCTGTGTTTCACCTATTAATGGGTAGTAGTACATTATTGGGTATGGATGGTGTATCAGACTATCAGAGTGTTGTTCAACCTTTCattgtgtgtttttgtgtgaGATAGAGGTAGTTCCATTCACTGCACATGGGGCTGCTGTCCTCactaactctctctctcactccattTTAATTGAGgcattgaaaattataataattattatcatgataatttatattactttattattcaaGAATAATAGAGTAGGGGCCTATATCCAGAGACATAGAATGTGGACCATTTCCTATCGAGCTCCAAATTGGGCTAGTTTTAAATGGGCCCAACAACTTCTTAAATGGGGTTCACTCCATTTTAAACTAGTGCCACTTTCACCGATTTTGTTGAAAGTTTTAAGCCATTctttgttactccctccgtccccaaagaatatacactttgaatttggcacaaattttaatataaaattgataaattaagacagatgtaaagagaaaaagtaattaaagtattgttagtggataatgGTTGAATGGGTCCCATctcattaaagagaaaaaaatcttccaaaattagaaaatgcatatttttgtagGACGGAAGAGTATTTAAGTTTGCTAATTTTATAAAGGTTTAATAGCcgaaaatacataaatttttattctgTAGCCAATcctataaaattgaatttcaccaaaattaaattctaagATGCCATGTTAGAATGTCTAACTACATCGAAATAGTGTCATTCATGTcctaaaatacataaaaatttcaaattacaaTGTACTAAAAAAGGTTCACATAATCAATCATCAAACCAAAATCATTTGACGTGTTGAAcactaattttatcatatcatCTGcgccttatttaaaaatgtaatttgaCATACCTCACTTGATGTTATTTTAGGAGAATACTTGAACGTGGGAAAATTGACTACAcactaaaaaatttatgtaagtatttttttacacCACATTCAAAATTAATGGTAAATATCTAAATTGGCATATATAGTTGGTGTATTTTCAGCTGTTAGCcctttttattatgaattcaaagttcatgaaataaattatatcttcACCCActtgaataatttaatttcgaAATTTTTATGACGCATTACACAGAAGTATCTACAAATAAGTGAGAACCcgaattgaagtttaaaatatGTTGATGGTATTGtcaacaaaatacaaattacGAAATGAGGAAAAGACCAAAACTTGAATTTTAAGAGTCGTATTAAATATTGTAGGCGTGGAGGAGTGACAAATTAATGACATTAATCACCCAATATCTACCTATCTATATGTGATCTGATTCTAGCATATGGACCACACTGCTAAATTTACATGCAAATTTTTTGGTTTCGACAAAAAGTTCACCACGCCTTACCTTACTAATAAAGTGCATAACATACCATCtcacttaattttgtcatTGTTTTAGCTACCTTAATCATTCTACA is drawn from Salvia hispanica cultivar TCC Black 2014 chromosome 6, UniMelb_Shisp_WGS_1.0, whole genome shotgun sequence and contains these coding sequences:
- the LOC125192239 gene encoding F-box/kelch-repeat protein At3g61590-like; this encodes MEEEISWVSHCIDNVDSGTVGFDSFSDLNEETNRDVTAVSMDLVLPDDLLERILTYLPIASIFRAGCVCKRWHEIVTSKRFLWNNSHALLHKPWYFMFTSSDEPIGYAYDPILRKWYGIDLPCIEKSNWFIASSSGLVCFMDNDSRSELYVCNPITKSCKGLDEPPGPKFPDYSALSVSVNRATQSYNVSIVKSKQVPENFVQWDLSIHLYDSETREWLTDLTEVLTGWRAGDESVICDGVLYFLIYSTGGGGPDNRHGLIMYNLRSRSPYGLLMRSFIPVPCSLTCGRLMNLNEKLVMVGGIGKHDRPGIIKGIGIWLLKGREWQEIARMPHKYFQGFGELDDVFASSGTGDLVYIQSYGAPTLLVFDFNQKQWKWSQKCPVIKRFPLQLFTGFCFEPRLEIAP